Below is a genomic region from Planctomycetia bacterium.
TACGCCGATGCCGAAAACAATCAGACGTGCATTGGAGAGTCGATTCACCCGTTGCTGCTGGTTGTTCAGTTCATGAGTGTAATGAGCCAGGCGATCTCGGTAGTATTCTGCCGGGAGGTTATTCATGTTCGAGCTTGTTTGAGGAGTATTACCAAATACGATTCACGCCATAATCATCGAATGCTGCATCGTTTCCCACAAGGGGAAGGCTTTCAACGATTGCCTGGGCGATAATCAAACGATCGAAAGGATCACGATGATGTTCCGGTTGGGTTGTTAGTTGGCTTGTATGACTTACTGAAACGGGCAGTATTTCAAAATCATTACCAACGATTCCTTTTTTCATGAACTCATCGTAACTACAGAGTAGTTCCAGATTCCCTTTTCTTACTTTGATTGCCATTTCCCAATAACTGGCTGGGCTTATGAAGACATCCGTATTGGAATCTTCTAATACTTGTCGTGCATTTTGAGAAAGTTGGCTGCTGTTTAAGACGAACCAGAGGAATGTGTGTGTATCAAGGAGTACTTTCATTCCATGTATTCCTTGAAATCTTCGAGGTGCTCCTCGTCGTCAGCAATGATCTTCGCCATGCCCTGGCAGTTACCTGCTTTACGTGCCATTCGATGAGGCTTGTGTTCGGCAACCAGACGTGCGACCGGTTTGGTATTCCTGGTTATCAGGACTTCTTCGCCATCCTGCAAACTGTCGATCAATGAGGATAATTCTTTTTGAGCTTCTTCAATAGTGACGGTAGACATCTCAATCTCCTTCTTGGTGCATTTTACACATTCCACATCATTATGTTAACGTGTCACCACTACTTCGAAGGTCCGTTGCCAATGTACTTGCTGATCCAGGCGAAGACTTCCTTATGCCAGAGCAACGAGTTTTGTGGTTTCAGTACCCAGTGGTTTTCATCGGGGAAGTAGAGGAACCGGGTGGGAACCCCTTTTTGTCGAAGCGTGTTGTAGTATTCCATGCCCTGAGTGACTGGCACACGGTAGTCTTTTTCGCCATGAATCACTAGGGTAGGCGTTTTGAAATTGGCGGCATAGCGCTGGGCATTCTGCTTATCAACTTTGGTCAGATCGCCCCAGGGTGGTGCGCCGAGTGATCGTTCCCGGCCACGGACGAGATCGCTGGCGACCATGCTATGCCAGTTGTAGACTCCGGCATGGCAGACCATCGTTTTGAAAAAGTCAGTGTGTCCATTCAGCCACGCCATCATGTAGCCGCCGTAACTGGCGCCTGCTGCTGCTACCCGAGTCTTGTCGATCCAGGGTTTGGCGCAGAGGAATTCGGTAGCTTTCATGATGTCGGTCATGGGTTTCGTGCCCATATCGCCGGTGATGCTGTCGGTAAAGTCTTGCCCAAAACCGCTAGACCCATGGAAATTGACGATGGCAATGACCCAGCCTTGCGCCGCCCAGACCTGGGGGTTCCACCGGAAACTGAAATCGTTGGTGAAGGCATTGTGCGGCCCGCCATGCACCATCTGCACTAATGGCCATTTTCTGTTTTCATCGAAAACGGGTGGATAGACCAGAAACATCTGGATGTCTTTTTCGTCAGCGCCTTGGTAGGTGATATTTTCGACCTTCCCGAGTTTCCACTGTTTGACGAGATCATCGTTAAAGTGTTCTAACTGGATGGGTGCACTACCTGGCCCGTGAGCATAGATAGTTGGTGGCTTATTGAAAGAGGATACCTTGTAGACGCCAACTCGCTTTGTCTGAGCAAAACTAATCGCCCGTTCGCTGACCGGCTCTTTGGGTCGCATGAGTTTGCCATCGAGTGAAACGAAGCCGATGTTCGTGTATCCTGAATCCTCAATTTCCACTGCAATGCGCTGAGAATCGGGCAGCCAGACGGGGTTGCCACAGGATCGATCCAGAGATGCGGTCAGTTCTTTTGCCTGATAGTTGCTAGTATCAGCAAGCATCAAGCGGAAACGGTCAGCATAAAAAAACTTGGTGGTCTGTCGTAGAAATGCAAGGTGTTTGCCATCTGGGCTGTAGACAGGGTTGGTGTCGTTGGCTTCGTTGTCTTTGGTGATGTTGACTGGTTCAGCATCGAGCTTGGTGAGATCAAGCGTGTAGATATCGTGGTTAGTATCGAGGCCAAGGACTTTGACATTTTCGCTGACAAAGGCGAGAGTTTTGCCATCCGGGGAAACGGAGTAATCACGTTCAGAAGCTTCGTAAGGAGGCAGATGCCGTTTGCAGTGAGCCAGCAGATTGCGGTGATTGCCTGATTCAACATCGACAGCCCAGACAACGGGGCGTTTGCCATCAGCAATCCAGCGATCCCAATAGCGGAAAGTGCCTTCCTCGATGATGTAAGCCTGCACCTTGTTGTCTTTGAGTTCCCGTGATCGCTTTTTGAATGCCTCATCATCGGGAGTATCATGCCAGGTCCAGGCGGTGCAATAAATCGTTTTGTTATCATTCGACCATTTGATGCCAAAGGGAGCCATGGGCATGCGGCTGACACGTCGTGCTTCGCCCCCTTCGGTTGCGATGACATATATCTGTGTCACCTCATCGCCGGCTCGTTGACTGAGAAATGCGATCCATTTGCCATCAGGCGACCACTTGGGCGAAGAGTTCTTGCCGCCACTGCGAGTCAACTGCTTTTGCGTTTTACCATCGGTGCTGAGCAGCCAGAGTTCGGAAGAGGTATCATTTTTTGCGATATCTACCGTACCGACATCAACCACGGCCCATTGTCCATCGGGTGAGGTGGAGGGAGAACCCAAACGTTTGACGTTCCAGAGGTCTTCGGCCTTGATGGGTCGTAGTGCTTCCTGGGCCGAGAGGGAAACTGTAAAAAGATAGAATAGAACTGCAGTTAAACGGTAAAGAACCATTGCAAAACTCCGGTGTGTCATTCGCTTCAGATCATGATAAGATGCCGCTCTAAGAGGAACAACCATGAGAAAAAATACGGTCAAGCAATTGCTTCATGAAGGCAAACCAGCGGTAGGCACCTGGATTTCACTGGGGCATGTTCTGGCCACCCGTTTCATGGCCCGTGCGGGGTTCGATTGGCTGACGGTTGACATGGAACACGGAGCCATTGATTGGGAACAGGCTTCGACCTTGTTTGCAGTCATTGCAGATGCTGGTGGCGTTCCACTTGTCAGGGTTCCCTGCAGTGATCACGATCATATCAAGCGGGCATTGGATGCAGGGGCCTATGGCATCGTAGTGCCTATGGTGATGTCGCGTGCTGAAGCGGAGAAGGCCGTGCGTGCAGCGAAGTATCCTCCGGAAGGAAACCGAAGCGTGGGTGGTGGAGCATTTACATTGAATTTTGCAACTACTTCGACCGAGTATTATGCCAAGGCCAACGATGAACTGCTGGTAGTGTTGCAATGCGAACACATTGATGCGGTTGATTCCTTTGAAGAAATATTCTCAGTGCCCGGCATCGATGCAGTGTTTGTTGGCCCCAATGATCTGGCTCGAAGCCAGTATACGGCAGAAGGTAAACCACCTTCAGCGAATCAACAGGAAGTAGCGATCCAACGGATACTGCAGGCTGGCAAAAGAATTCGTGTTCCTGTTGGCATTCATACTTTCACACCAGAAGATGCTGCCCGTCGGGTCAAAGAAGGCTGGCAGTTCGTTGCCATCAACAGTGAATTGCGATTTATGATGGATGGTGCTGCGTTGGCGCTGAAGCCATTTCAAGATGCAGCCAAGCTTATGGTAAGTTATTAACCAATTTTCCTATTCAGTTATTGTTGGATGATTTTGTTATTTGTAGAAGCCCGAAAAAAATGCGCTTAGGGTTTGTTTGAGACAACGTGTCTATATCCTGATGTGCTCACCAATTCATGGAGGTACATCATGTTTCGTCTTATCAGTTTGTTTGCAGTGATGCTGGGTGTGTTGCCTGTGTTGGATCGCCTCAAGCCCAAAGATACCACACCTGCCCTGGTGAAGAGTATCAATGCATATCGTGCTCAACACGGCTTGCCGCCGATGATTCATAGCCCGGAATTGACCAAAGCGGCTGAGCGTCATGCCAGTGATATGGCTCGCTATAACCGGCTGGATCACATGGGAACAGATGGCTCATCGTTTTCCCATCGCGCACGGGCTGCTGGTTTCCCCATGCTGGGCGGCGGAGAAATCATTGCCGGTGGCAGTGCTGATGAAGCGGTTCGCATGTGGGCACAATCGCCCGGTCACAACGCCCAGATGCTTGGCAGTTGCCGCTATGTTGGTGCAGCGGGGGTTGGGCAATATTCCTGTGCCGTGTTTGGCGACAGGTAACATGAGTCAAGGGAGAAGCATTGCGTTCGATGCTTCTCCTTTTTTATTTCCTTCTGACACGAACAAGCTTGAGTGAGTCTTCACGAAAAGTGACTGTACCAGCAGTCGCCCGGAGCTCGACTACTAGTTCTATTTCGCGTGTGGGCTCATCAATTTTGATCTCATGCACCAGGAGTTTCCAATCAGTTGTGCCAGTTAACTGATTGGTACGCTGACTTCCTGAAATACGAATACCGGCACCTGTGCAGGGGTGTTCCGAAGTTGCCTGAATGTTGTCGGCCTTCGCCAATACTGCGAAGCGATAGGTTCCTGTTGGCAGAACTACTTTGGTTCGGAAAGATGCGACACAATGCCCAGACGGGCCAGCTGTGATTTTGAATTGCTTCGGTTGACCTTCCGGTGAAAGTTTTTCGAGCTTTGCATCTTCGGTTTCCTTGCGTTCTTCCCAGCCTGTCAGCCGTGCGATGCCTGCCGCGTCAAATAACAGTCCCCTGGGATCAGCCATGGTATTGAGCTTTTCGAGGCTTTGGCTGCGTTGCTTGATCCGTTCTATCACCCCGTTTTTGTGATTGATAGCATCCTGGGCGGCATCCTTGTTCCATTTATTCAGTTCAGGCTGAATGTGGTTGCTGATTGCTTCCACCCGTTCGATCAGTTTGGTCGCAGGCACGAATGTAGGCATCAGTTCATTGAGTTTGTCACGATACGTCGCTCTCCAGGTGGGATTGGTCATGACATTGCTGGCAACCAGAGCCTGTGGAATGTGTGTGATGGGATAATTCGGGTCACCAAACATCTGATCCATGCCATGCGGAATGAAATATGCTTTTCTGGTTTTGGCATCGATGTAAACCCGGTAGTTGTTTCGCTGCTGGCTGTAGCCATCCCAATGGCAGGTCATGTGCTCCAGTGCCATGAAGGCGATGAAGTTATCGATGTCGATGAGTTCATCCATCTTCTTCCAGCGAAGTTCCTGGTTGGGTTCTCGACAGGCAGCTACTATTGCCTTCAAATCCGCTCGATTGAGTTCGCCCTGGCCTGACATTCGCTTGAGTTCCGCATCGATCTCCTGCAGAAAGCCTCCATCGTACAGGTTGCCTGATGCATCCAGAAAGTGGCGTCGCAGGAAACCTTTGTTATAACCCTCTTTCAGGACATAAAAACCCAGGTCACGGCCATTGAGCCAGACTCGTGTATGGCTGGTGCGTGCGGTAGGCACCTTGTTTTGAAGGAAAAGTTCGCCACACAGTTTTTCGGTGATGTAAGAAGGATCCTGCACCGAGTTATTCAGGTGCAGCTTATCCATGCCGTGAAAAAGCTGCTTGGTGAATTTGTCGAAATTGAGTGTCAGGGCAGGGCGATCTTCCAGCGGGCGAAAGCTGCCTGCTGCCCCTTTGAGATGAATGCCCACTTCATGGTATTTCTTATGGTCGTTTTCTATGATGGTGCATTTGACATATTCACGATCACGCTGCCTGAGTTTATCCATTTCCTCTTTGCTGATTTCAATCTTGAGATGCGGAATTGTGCCTTCCTTGAAGAACCGATCTGACTCGTCGGGTTTCAGCGGAGTGGTACGGAGGGCAGACTGGGCATGTATGCTGGTGAAGAGGGAGAAGATACAAAAGAGAGTCAAGAACACCCGCATGATCTGCCCTCATTAGATGGAACCTAATCATGCTATGAGAAACACATGTCGAACTCATGAGTATCATTGTAACAGTGACTAACACAGCGACAGTCCATGAAATGATGCAGGCGAGTTATTGCACTTGACAAAATAATCAACTTGCTGCATAGGCCCTCCGTCGTATCGGGGGATTCGATCTTATTCCCAGGGGAACCTGTCGATCTCTATCGACTGGCAGGGGGAGATCATGAAGCGAGTCTGGTGTTGTGCCGGGGCCTTGTGCGCCTTACTGATCCATGGCATCTGCCTTTATGCAGATGAATCGGATACGTACAGCAGCGTGAAAGACCTGGAAAAAGCGCGAAAACAACGAGCCATGTCGGGGCAAACTATCTGGTGGGAACGCCTGGTTCCTGGCCGGATGGAAGAGAAAAAGCGATATGCCGAAGAGCTTAAGGCATCAAAGTCTGCACCGCGACAAAGTGCCGACAGCAAGGACGAGGCACGGCCCAGAGCCAATGACGTTAATTCCAGGCAGATTGAACTGAACAAAGCGCTGCGTCGCGAAGCAGTCTGTCAACGTCTTCGGGAAATTGCCGAAGAGACGAATGATCCGGAGTTGGCCAAACAGGCTGAACTACTCGAATCACGATCATGGGCTGTCTATGAACAGAAGCTGACCACTGCCAAGTTGAATAAATTTACACCCATGACCGAGGAAGATGTGGAAGCCAAGCTGACCAAATCGTTCAGAAAAGAGTCATCTTCTTCGGCCCGTGCTGAAGCCAATGCCGATGGCATCCGTTCGATTCGCAGTGAGAAGAAGGAGTAACCCATGAAATATGTAGTACTCGGTCTTCTCCTGTCCATCAGTGGCACTGGATGCAAAGTGCTAATGGACACCAATACCGAACAGCCACCGATTCAGGCGCCACCCTTAAAGGTAACGCAACGGGCTACTCCTATTCAGCCTGAAGAAGTCAATGCCGCCAACGCACACAGTAAGGCCAGACAATTGCTGGAAGAACTGGAGAATGACAACGGCGAAGACAAGTAAGAACAGCTGAAACGATAAGGCCCACGGATTATTCTCCGTGGGCCATTTTGTTGTTCTTTGTAATCCTTAGAAATCATAATCAGATTTTGATTTCTGCAGGCCTGCTCGTTCGAGCAGTGGCTTGCCGAGAATGTCATCATCCATCATATCTTCGAGACGCTTGTCAGACGGCATGGTGTACTTGATGGTGTAGCGACGCTTGGCGATGCCAATTTCATCACCTGGAATGAGCAGCTTGCGGGTAGCCACCCGCATGTTGTTCACCTTGGTGCCATTCGTGCTGTTCTTATCACTGATGTACCAGTACCCATCCTTGTAACTTAGTTCGCAGTGGATACTGGATATGTTCGGGAAGTCGAGGTATATGTCACACGATCGGCGTCGTCCCAGCGACAACAAAGATCGGGTGAGCGGGATTGTGTCCCCACCTCCCATCGGAACCAGCTCACCGTGTGGCTGATTGTTCATGTGATTTCTCCGGAATACAGGAATGAGACTATAGATAACTGAAGTATACCTTCATCCTGAGTGGAGTTCCATCGTACACATGAAAATCTTGTCATGTTTTGACATGGCCAGGGCGGTTTGATCAGCCCTGGTCAAAGCGTTTATCGGCAAATCTGTATGAACAACTTGTTATTACTTGCTCAGGTCAACACAGATGCACTCTTTGTCGTTGCGTACATACATCCGTTTGTTGGCAAATGCAGGCATACACCAGACAACATCACGACCGAATGCGGTGTTAGTCATATCGATGACCTTGGCCCGATCGAGTTCCTTATAGCCTTGCGGGCTAAGCTCACAGATTATGATTTCGCCTAACTCATTAAAGAGCCAGTAGCGATCTCCCTGCTTGACGATGAAAGCAGTTTCGGAACCTGCGGGGCGCTTCTTCATGACATCGGTGGTTTGCCAGAGCCGTTTGCCTGTTGCCATTTCCATGCCATAGAACATGCCGCTTTGATCAAAGCCGTACAGCGTGCCATTGTCCAGAAACGGTTGGACATTGACCGGGCAGATACCTGCACCACGTTTATCGCGCCAGACTTCCGTTGCGCCTGGCTTATCGGTGTTGAGTTTCAGTAACAGGTTCTTGTTGGAAAAACCAGCAACATACATCAGATTGTTCCAGACTACCGGTGCCATGATAATGGAGCCGTTGGAAGCCTGATAGGGAACAGACCAGTATTCCTGGCCGTTCTCGGGATTAACGGAGGTGACTGCATCGGGACGGTAGAGAATGAGCTGACGAACACCTGCTAACTTGATGATGGTAGGTGGCGAGTAGCCTTGTTCGGATGAAGTCAGTGCTTTCCAGATTTCTTTGCCGGTGTCCTTATCAAAGGCTACAACATGGCTGCCTTCGCCGCCTACCAGTGTAATCAGTTTATTACCATCGATCAGAGGGTGAGCGGAATAACCCCAGAGCGCTGCTTTGGTGTTGTATTCCTTTGTCAGATCATGTGACCAGACGACTTTTCCGCTGGCTGCATCGAAGCAGTACAAATGCCCTTCAGCACCCAGGGTGTAGACTTTGCCTTGATGGACCACTGGTGTGCATCGTGGGCCAGCAGGATAGGAAATGGTGTAAATGACTGGGTATTCATGCTTCCAAAGTTCTTCACCATTCGCAGCATTCAGGCAGCGAACGCGTTCTTTTCCGGTGAAGCTCTGGTCGCGTTTGAAGTTTTCGACTTTGGAATTCTGTGTGGATGCATAATCGGTGACATAGAGTTTATCCCCTACCACAGCGGGGCCGGAGTAGCCACCCTCAGTTTTCACTCGCCAGAGAACCTTGGGGCCGCCGCTGGGGAACTTGTCGAGAAGGCCTGTTTCCCGCCAGGTGTTATCCCGTTCTGGTCCCATCCAGTGAGGCCAATCATCAGCATGGATGCAGGGAGTGGCCAGAAAGCCAAGGCAAACTAGCATGAGTTTCATTCGCTTGAATACTTGCGATATCATCATTTCACCTTTGCTGGTTGAGAGTGGATAAGACCTTCAGTGGGGCTTGATGCAGTAGCATATCGCTTCCGGGGCATACGACCAGCCAGGTAAGCCAGTCGCCCAGCCTCGCAGGCATGTTTCATAGAATGTGCCATTTGCACGGGGTTACGTGCATGGGCAATGGCTGAATTGAGCAGTACTCCATCACAGCCCAGTTCCATGGCGAACGCAACATCGCTGGCTGTTCCCACACCGGCATCAATGATGACGGGATAATCGGGATCGCCTTCCTTCAGATATTCGAGGACGATCAGGATGTTGTTGGCATTGAGCACGCCTTGCCCGCTGCCGATGGGGGAGCCAGCAGGCATCACGCAGGCAGCGCCGGCTTCCTTGAGTCTGCGGGCCATGATGGGGTCATCACTGGTGTAGACCATCACCTGAAAGCCATCTTTGACCAGTTCGACGGTAGCTTCGAGTGTGGCAATAGGATCAGGCAACAGGGTTTTGGTATCTGCCAGGCATTCGAGTTTGACCCAGCGAGCCCCCGGGTTGTTGTAACCTTCAAGAATTTCTCTTCCTAACCGAGCGTGACGCACTGCATCAGGCGCGTTGAAACAGCCTGCGGTGTTGGGAAGTATCGTGTAGCGATCCATGTCGATGAAATCGAGCAGGCTTTTACCTTCTTTATCAAAAAGACGTTCTCGGCGAACTGCGACGGTAAGTACATCACAGCCACTGGCTTGGAGACAGTCACGCATGACTTCGTGGCTGCTGTATTTACCAGAGCCGGTGATGAGTCTGCTGTTGAAGGTGAAGCCAGCGACTTGGAGGGGAGAGTCCAACGCTTCACTCTTCTGAGAAAACCCCTCACCCCCAACCCCTCTCCCCTGGGGGGAGAGGGGAGTATATGAGCCGCCGCCTACTAAAGTTACAATTTCAACCTGGTCGCCATCTTTGAGAACGGTTTGTGCATGTTGCTGTCGGGGAACGAGTTCCTGGTTGACTTCAATCGCCAATCGCTTGGGGTCGTGCTTGAGTTGTGAAATGAGATCGCAAAGTGTGCCTTCCGGTGCCTGGTATGGTTTACCATTGAGAATAATGTTGAGCATGCGGTGCGGTCCATAGTTGAGGCAGGTATTCTATGGTGAGAGCAGGGGAAAGGTGAGTGACTCGAAGGCAGGTTGGCGTTCGTGACCTGTGCCACACCCCGGCGTGTATTCACATCGGGGTATGGTTCGCAATGAACCGTGTGGCATCTCAATTTCTTATCAGTGTGAAACACGAGTTATCGAGGCGGACCTTGACATGAGTTTATGTCGAAGTGTGGCACGGGTGTCGAATTGCAAGGTCCCCAGGCTGTGGTAAATTCCTCCCATACCTGGTTTATCTCTATTGAAGTCATTGCCCTAGCTGAAAAGTGATAAGTACGCTATACAGGTTGCCCGTCCAACGGTGGATCAACATGGAGGTTCGCCGCCTCGTGGACATTCGTGGTTTGTGGAGACGTGTATGAGTAGTCCGAAGATGTGGCGTTCGATGTGGGAAGCAACCGGCAAGCTGGCAGGATATGTTGGCCTGTCGGTTCCAGGACTGAGCGAAGAAAAACAGGCTGAAAGGCCTGCCACGCGCTGTCCACAGTGCGAGCAGAAGTTGCGTTATTCACACAACAAGGCAGGGCGTGAAGCTCAATGTCCTCGCTGTTCGCATCGTTTCATGCTTCCTTTGCGTGCACGGCCTGTCTTCCCGAAGTATAAAGCCCGGGTAGGCTACAGTGCAGTGCGCGAACGTCTGTAACGCGCCATCTCCTGGACGAGTAGTGATTCTTGCGATCACGTTCGTCAACTGACCGGCCTCCGGATGTCGCTATCCGGAGGTTTTATTATTCTTTTGCAAGACTCTCTACCAGCAAGTGACGGAAGGCTTCCAGCGATTGCGAGATCACTTTGGTCTGTGCAAGCACCGGCATAAAATTGGTATCGCCATTCCAGCGGGGAACTACATGCCAGTGCAGGTGGCCCGGCAGACCGGCGCCAGCGACGCGGCCCAAATTCAACCCGACGTTGTAACCATCAGGCTTCATGAAACGATCCATATGGTTCATCATCAACCGAACGTTGTGCTGCAAATCAAGCAATACATCATCACTCAATTCATTCAACGTGGCGGAATGTGTGAGAGGGGCGATTAACAGGTGGCCATTGTTGTAGGGATATTTGTTGAGTTGCACGACGCTGAACTTGCTGCGGTAGGCAATCAAATGTGCAGCATCGTTATTATCCGCGATGCCCTGACAGATGAAACAGGTATGGGCAGGCTGTGGAGCAGGGGGTGTTGATACTGCATTGGTGATGTATTCCAAACGCCAGGGGGCCCAGAGTCTATCCTGCATATGGCTATTCCTTCATTGACACGGGCATGCGATCTTTCAAGAATACTCTAAGGTTTTTATGAGTTAAGTCAGAGCATATCAATTTCTGCATGCGTAATATCAAGCTCATAATCAGTTATGATGGTACCGACTTTTTTGGTTGGCAAAGGCAGAAAGAGTTCCGTACCGTTCAGCAGGAACTGGAAGATGTGTTGTTGCAATTAAGTTGTGGAAAAGAGATACGTTGTCATGCCAGTGGTAGAACGGATACAGGTGTGCATGCAGTTGGACAGGTGGTGCATTTTCACTGCGAACTGAAAATGACTGCGGAGAAGCTGCTGCGAGCAATCAATGGCCTGTTGCCTAAGGATATCGTGGCGAAATCGGCAGAAGATGTACCTCTTGAATTTGATGCCAGCAGATCTGCGAAACGCAAGTTGTATCGCTATGTGATTACTGATCAGCCTATGCCTGATGTTTTCATGCGAAGATACAGTTGGTTTTTTCCGTATGGCAGGCTGGATGTTGGCAAGATGAACCAGGCTGCACCATGCCTGCTGGGCACGCACGATTTTCGTTGTTTCGAAACGGATTGGCCTAATCGCAAGTCATCGGTACGTACCATCACTTATCTGCAGGTGAATCGTGTTGAGCCTTATGTCTGGATTGATGTGGAGGCTAACGGTTTTCTCTATAACATGGTGCGGGCCATTACGGGTACGCTGGTGAATGTAGGGCGAGGCTATTGGCCGGTTGAGCAGGTGAAGCAGATTCTGGAAAGTATGGATCGAACCCAGGCGGGGCCGACAGCTCCGCCCGAAGGATTATTTCTCATGCGGGTGACTTATTGACCTGTTGATTCAGCATTGATCTGCTTGATCATGTTTTGATTGCTGATCAACAGAATGTCCTGTCCAGCAGTGAAATCATGTCGTTGAGTGTGGATAGTCAACTTGCCTGGCAACTGTTCTTCGAGATGAGGCCAGTCGCGTGCGGGGACAAACATGTAAACGGGTACTTTGGCCTGCAAGGTTTCTATTACCTGATCATGGTTTTTGCAGCGAATGACTTCCCGTTTCAGATAGAACACCATGCTCGGTCGGTTGTAATGATGATGAAAACCAACACGATAATCGCTCGTACCAATCTCGTGGAACAAGGCTTCAGCGAGTCGTTTACTGCCACGTTCCTGATCGGCAATCATCGGGCCAAAAGCACTGAGGCTGGCAGTTAGCAGTAAACTTCCTGCAACGAGGGTGCCTATGCCCCATCCGATTTGCTGTTGTGACCACTTCTTCCAGGTCAGCCAGCCCGCAATCAACGGAATAAATCCAACCGGTAATAGCCAGACAAGATCTGGCAAAGTCCTTCCTTCCAGCGCGGTAAGAGGAATCCATCCAGATACCACAGGTAAGGCAACCAGCAACAAAACTCCAATGGTGATGAAACAGACGAGACAAGTTCGCCAGGCCCATGTGGGTATGATCGCAAAGCTACCACCACCAGGCTGAGCACTAAGTGACTTTTTCCACCAGTGCACCAGCCAGGCTGCAGTCAATAAAGCCAGCGGTGGATAAGTAGGCAGAACATAATTGGGCAGCTTGGTGGCAGCGATGGAAAAGACGATGAACCAGACTCCAACCCAACAGATGAGTAAGCGGTAGGCCCAGCTTTTAGAATCCACAAAGGGTTTCACACCAGTCTGGATGCTATGCCAGAGAGTTGGTCCCAGGAATATTGACCAGGGTGCGAACGCAATCAGAATGACAATCAGATGGTAAAAGAACGGGCCCTGATGACCTTCCATGGGTGCATTGAAACGACTTATGTTATGAGTAAGGAAGAATCCCTTCAGGAATGCTCCACGCGTTTCATATCCCACATAGGCATACCAGGGTATCGCCAGCAGCAGACACCAGCCGATCGCTTGTAAAGTGCGGATTTGAAACAGGAATTTTATGTCACGTTGCCAAAGCAAAAAC
It encodes:
- a CDS encoding type II toxin-antitoxin system VapC family toxin is translated as MKVLLDTHTFLWFVLNSSQLSQNARQVLEDSNTDVFISPASYWEMAIKVRKGNLELLCSYDEFMKKGIVGNDFEILPVSVSHTSQLTTQPEHHRDPFDRLIIAQAIVESLPLVGNDAAFDDYGVNRIW
- a CDS encoding type II toxin-antitoxin system prevent-host-death family antitoxin, translating into MSTVTIEEAQKELSSLIDSLQDGEEVLITRNTKPVARLVAEHKPHRMARKAGNCQGMAKIIADDEEHLEDFKEYME
- a CDS encoding S9 family peptidase; this translates as MVLYRLTAVLFYLFTVSLSAQEALRPIKAEDLWNVKRLGSPSTSPDGQWAVVDVGTVDIAKNDTSSELWLLSTDGKTQKQLTRSGGKNSSPKWSPDGKWIAFLSQRAGDEVTQIYVIATEGGEARRVSRMPMAPFGIKWSNDNKTIYCTAWTWHDTPDDEAFKKRSRELKDNKVQAYIIEEGTFRYWDRWIADGKRPVVWAVDVESGNHRNLLAHCKRHLPPYEASERDYSVSPDGKTLAFVSENVKVLGLDTNHDIYTLDLTKLDAEPVNITKDNEANDTNPVYSPDGKHLAFLRQTTKFFYADRFRLMLADTSNYQAKELTASLDRSCGNPVWLPDSQRIAVEIEDSGYTNIGFVSLDGKLMRPKEPVSERAISFAQTKRVGVYKVSSFNKPPTIYAHGPGSAPIQLEHFNDDLVKQWKLGKVENITYQGADEKDIQMFLVYPPVFDENRKWPLVQMVHGGPHNAFTNDFSFRWNPQVWAAQGWVIAIVNFHGSSGFGQDFTDSITGDMGTKPMTDIMKATEFLCAKPWIDKTRVAAAGASYGGYMMAWLNGHTDFFKTMVCHAGVYNWHSMVASDLVRGRERSLGAPPWGDLTKVDKQNAQRYAANFKTPTLVIHGEKDYRVPVTQGMEYYNTLRQKGVPTRFLYFPDENHWVLKPQNSLLWHKEVFAWISKYIGNGPSK
- a CDS encoding 2-dehydro-3-deoxyglucarate aldolase encodes the protein MRKNTVKQLLHEGKPAVGTWISLGHVLATRFMARAGFDWLTVDMEHGAIDWEQASTLFAVIADAGGVPLVRVPCSDHDHIKRALDAGAYGIVVPMVMSRAEAEKAVRAAKYPPEGNRSVGGGAFTLNFATTSTEYYAKANDELLVVLQCEHIDAVDSFEEIFSVPGIDAVFVGPNDLARSQYTAEGKPPSANQQEVAIQRILQAGKRIRVPVGIHTFTPEDAARRVKEGWQFVAINSELRFMMDGAALALKPFQDAAKLMVSY
- a CDS encoding CAP domain-containing protein, producing the protein MFRLISLFAVMLGVLPVLDRLKPKDTTPALVKSINAYRAQHGLPPMIHSPELTKAAERHASDMARYNRLDHMGTDGSSFSHRARAAGFPMLGGGEIIAGGSADEAVRMWAQSPGHNAQMLGSCRYVGAAGVGQYSCAVFGDR
- a CDS encoding CotH kinase family protein, which translates into the protein MRVFLTLFCIFSLFTSIHAQSALRTTPLKPDESDRFFKEGTIPHLKIEISKEEMDKLRQRDREYVKCTIIENDHKKYHEVGIHLKGAAGSFRPLEDRPALTLNFDKFTKQLFHGMDKLHLNNSVQDPSYITEKLCGELFLQNKVPTARTSHTRVWLNGRDLGFYVLKEGYNKGFLRRHFLDASGNLYDGGFLQEIDAELKRMSGQGELNRADLKAIVAACREPNQELRWKKMDELIDIDNFIAFMALEHMTCHWDGYSQQRNNYRVYIDAKTRKAYFIPHGMDQMFGDPNYPITHIPQALVASNVMTNPTWRATYRDKLNELMPTFVPATKLIERVEAISNHIQPELNKWNKDAAQDAINHKNGVIERIKQRSQSLEKLNTMADPRGLLFDAAGIARLTGWEERKETEDAKLEKLSPEGQPKQFKITAGPSGHCVASFRTKVVLPTGTYRFAVLAKADNIQATSEHPCTGAGIRISGSQRTNQLTGTTDWKLLVHEIKIDEPTREIELVVELRATAGTVTFREDSLKLVRVRRK
- a CDS encoding FHA domain-containing protein, with translation MNNQPHGELVPMGGGDTIPLTRSLLSLGRRRSCDIYLDFPNISSIHCELSYKDGYWYISDKNSTNGTKVNNMRVATRKLLIPGDEIGIAKRRYTIKYTMPSDKRLEDMMDDDILGKPLLERAGLQKSKSDYDF